DNA from Sphingosinicella humi:
GCTTCGTCGGCAGCCTCGAGAGCCAGGTCCTCACCCAGGCCAAGCGCTTCGAGGCGTTGGAAGTGGCGCATGGCGGGAAGGAGATCGACCCGCTGCCGGTGATCGACACCACCCCGCGGGCCCTCACGAAACTTAGTGCCCAGGACGAAGCCGAGGCTGCGGAATAGGGGGCTAACGGGCCTATGCTGACCCGTTCGTCCCGAGCGCAGTCGAGGGGCGTGTGTGATGACTCTGTGCCAGCGCCCCTCGACTTCGCTCGGGACGAACGGAGCAGGTGACAGGAAGGCTGCGAAGGGTTCGGGCTCACATGTCCCAATCGGGCCAGCGCTGGCCGCCGCAGCCGTGAAGGGTCTGGCCGTCGGCGACGACCATTACCGTGTCGGCATAACCATGACCGCTCATGGCGTCGTTGCAGCGGCTGTGGGTGACGTCGACGATCAGCCGCTCGGTCTCATAGCGGTGGCCGTTGAAGGTCGTGCGCGGATCGGGCGCCGACACGGTGATCCGCGTTTCGCCATAGTCGCCCACATAATCGATCCGATCTTCCGCGATCGTTACCGTCCAGCCCGGTTCCTGACCAAGCGCGCGATACACCGCCTCTTCGCCAATCGGCGACGGAGGGGTCGTGGCGGGATAGGCGCAGGCGCCGGTGGCGGCCAGCAGCAGCCAGGCAGGCCATTTCGGCACGGTAACGGCTCTCATAGGCGGGAAGCGCGTGAACGGACTCACTTGTTCCCGGCGTGGCGCCATTGGTTGATGACCTCATAGGCCATCACCGCGGTCGCCACCGCCGCGTTCAAGCTGTCGGCCTTGCCCCGCATCGGGATCTTCACGAGCGTGTCGCACTCGGCCTCGTAGGTAGAGGGAAGACCCTGCGCCTCGTTGCCGACCAGGATGAAGGCGGGCTTGCGGTAGCGCGGCTCCTGATAGTCGAGCGCGGTGTTGAGGCTGGTGCCGATCAGCTCGCCCTCGCCGGCCCGGAGCCAGGGGATGAAATCCGGCCAGCCAGTGGTGGCGATCGTCTGGGTGAAGAGCGCCCCCATCGTCGCCCGCACCGCCTCGACCGAGAAGGGGTCGACGCACTCGTCGACCAGGATCAGCCCGCCCGCGCCGACGGCGTCGCCGGTGCGCAGGATGGTACCGAGATTGCCCGGATCGCGCAGCGCCTGGGCCACGATCCACAGGTCGGCGCAGGCGCGGTCGATCCGGTCGAGGCTCGTGTCCCAGGTCCGGAAGACGCCGAGCACCGTCTGCGGATTCTCCTTGCCGCTCAGCTTGTGGAGAATGTCGGCATTGGTCTCGATGACGTCGCCGTGCGCGGCCTCGACCTCGGCGATCAGGGCTGCGAGCAGCGGATGGTTCGTGCCCTTGGCGTAGAAGAGGATAGCCGGCAGCCGCCCCGCCTCGCGCGCTTCGGTCAGGATGCGCAGCCCCTCGGCGATGAACATGCCCTGGCGCCGTCGTCCCTTCTTTTCGCGAAGGGCCCGGACGTCCTTGACGAGCGGATTGGAGAAGGCGGTGATCTCGCGGGGCATGGACTAGGGTCTCGTCATTGCGAGGAGCGGAGCGACGAACCAATCCAGTCCGTCGCCGTCGAAGCCAGTCTGGATTGCTTCGCTACGCTCGCAATGACGATGAACATCATTCCTCGCCGAACTTGGCCTCGACCAGATCCGCCAGTGCGTCGGCAGCGGCCTCCGCACCGTCGCCCGCGGCCGTGATGGTGATGGCGTCGCCCATGGCGGCGCCGAGCATCATCAGCCCCATGATAGAGGTGCCGCAGACCTTGGTTCCGTCCTTCTCCACCTCGATCGTCGCGGACAACTCGGTAGCCAGCGTGACGAACTTGGCGCTCGCTCGAGCGTGGAGACCGCGCTTGTTGGTGACTTCAACCGTGCGGCTAGCCATGCTCAGGCCGCTTCCCCCAAAATCTCCGAGGCAACGGAGATATATTTGCGCCCCGCCTCGCGGGCAGCCGCGACCGCAGCCTTCACTTCCATCGTCTTGCGGGCGCCTTCGAGGCGAATCAGCATCGGCAGGTTCACGCCGGCGATGACCTCGACCGACTCGGATTTCATCAGCGAGATGGCGAGGTTGGAAGGAGTCCCGCCGAACAGGTCGGTCAGCACGATGACGCCCGACCCGTCATCCACCTTCGCGATTGCCTGCGCGATATCGTTGCGCCGCGCTTCCATATCGTCGTCGGGGCCGATGCAGATGGCTTCGATCCGCTGCTGCGGCCCTACAACATGTTCCATGGCGACGACGAACTCGGCGGCGAGCCTGCCGTGCGTCACCAGCACCAAACCGATCATTTGAACACCTTGGCTTAGTCTTTCATCTCCGCGCGCTGGCCCCCCGCAGCCGGCTGTCCCTCAACCGGATCCCGTGGTCGGGATGCGAGGTCGCGATGTTCGACCGTGGGCGAAAATCCGGCATCGCGCAACCGTGATGCCACCCGTTCGGCGACATGTACCGAACGGTGGCGCCCGCCGGTACAGCCAAAAGCGATGGAAACATAGGCTTTTCCCTCGCGGCGGTAGCGGGGAAGGAGCATCAGCAACAGTTCCTCGATCCGGCTGACCGCTTCCTCATAGCCCTCGTCGGTCGCGATATAATCGGCCACGGCAGGATCGAGACCGGTCAGAGGGCGGAGATCGTCCTCCCAGTGCGGGTTCTTGAGGAAGCGCATGTCGAAGACGGTGTCGGCGTTGCGGGGCAGCCCCCGCGCAAAACCAAAGGACATGACGTGGAGATAGGGCGCCTTGGTGCCGCCGAAGCGATCGCGGATCTGCTGCTGGAGGGCATTCGAGTCGGTGTCGGTGGTGTCGATGATATAATCGGACCAGCGGCGCAGCGGCTCCATCAGGTCGCGCTCGGCGGCTATGCCGTCGGTGGCGGGACGATCGGGCGCGAGCGGATGGCGGCGCCGCGTCTCCGAAAAGCGCCTCAGCAGCTCCGAACCGCCACAGTCCAGATACAGCGTCTCGATCGGATAATGGGATTCGTCCGCCAGCGTCTTGATCTGCTGGACGATCTCTTGAGCGTCGAAATCGCGCGTGCGGCTGTCGATGCCGATCGCCAGCGGCCGGCGTCGCCTGCCACTGGCCTTGGCGAGGGGCGTCGACAGCAGATGCTCGAGCAGCGACAGGGGCAGGTTGTCCACCACTTCCCAGCCGCTATCCTCGAGGGTGCGAAGGACGGTCGACTTGCCGGCGCCCGAGAGGCCGGTGACGAGCAGGATCCGCTTGGGAGTGGCGCCCTTCGTCACGTCACCGTGAGTCCGAATTGGGCGAGCGCCAGCTCCACCTTGACGGGCGCGGACGGCTCGAGCGCGCTGAGCCCGATCACCGGCACCTTGACGCCCGCCACCACCAGCGGGTCGTGCATTTCAGGGAGACGCTCGACATCGCGGTCGAGATCGACGGCGAGGCAAACGGGCACGTCGCCGACCGCATCGAACTCGATGAGCCCGACGCCGCGCACCTCCATCTTTCCGGCGATGTTTCGCGGCGGCGTGGCGACCAGCCGCCCGTCCACCCGCTTGAGGACGGTGTAATCGTCGCTCACCAGCTTGGCGCCCCGGTCGATGAGGCGCAGCGCGAGGTCGGACTTTCCGGCGCCGGAACGGCCGGCGATGAGGATCGCCCGGCCATCCTTGGCGACGCAGGAGACGTGGAGCGTTTCGGAGGAGAGGGACGGTCCGGTCATGCGATTACCCCTGGAAAGCGTATCACGAAACGGGCTCCCGTTCGCCCGTCATGGCGATCCTCGACCATGATCCGGCCATCATGCCCTTCGACGATCGCCTTGACGATGGCGAGCCCGAGGCCGGAGTGGCGGCCGAAGGCCTCACCTTCCGGCCTGATGCTGTGGAAGCGGTTAAAGATCGCCTCACGCCCCTCCTGGGGAACACCCGGTCCCTCATCCTCGATGCTGACAACGACATCCTGATCGATGCGGGCGGCGGCGATCTCGATGAGCCCGCCTTCGGGCGAAAAGGAGATGGCGTTGTCGACGAGGTTGTCGAAGACGCGGGCCAGGCGGGATTCCTCGCCCTGAACAACGGCGGTGCCGACGCGGGGACGGGCGAAGGCGATGCGGACGCCGCGTTCAGCGGCCCGAGGCTCCCACAGGCCCAGGAGCGACTCGACCAGATGGCCAAGGTCCACCGATTCGAAACGGGCCCGGGAAAGCTCGGCATCGAGGCGCGACACTTCGGCGATGTCGACGACGAGGCGGTCGAGTCGGACGACGTCGTTGCGGACCACGTCCAGCAGCTGCGCCCGAAGCTTCGGATCCTCGACCCGGTCGAGACTATCGACGGCGGAGCGAAGCGAAGCGAGGGGGTTCTTGAGCTCATGGGTGACGTCGGCGGCGAAGGCCTCCGTCGCGTCGATCCGATAGCGGAGCGAATGCGTCATGTCGTGCAGCGCGCGGGCGAGGAGGCCGATCTCGTCGCGGCGGGCGGGAAGGAGCGGTACGTCCACCTCCCGGGCGCGCCCCAGCCGGACTCTATGAGCCGCCCGCGCCAGCCGCCTCAGCGGCCGCGCGATCGTCCGCGCCAGGAAGAGCGACAACAGCACCGACAGGAGGATCGTGCCGGCGAGGATAAAGCCGAGCGTCAGCCTTTCGCTCCTGACCCGCGTGCGGATATCGCGCGCATTGCTGGTGACGAGGAGCACATGATCCCCGGCAATGGGCGCGGCGGCGGAAAGAAAGGGAGAACCCTCAGGAGCTTCGCGGAACGCGACCGTCGAACGCCCATGCGCCAGTGCGATCCGCGCCTCGGGCCAGTTGGCAAGATTTTCATCGGGGTCCGGCACGAGGGGCGGGGGGCGCTCCGCCCCAACGACAGCATCGACAAGGGCATCGAGGACTCGCGCGGCCTGCTTGTCCCAGGGTTCCATGGCCGGGTTGCGCAGGGTGTAAGTCGCGGGAGCGCCGGCCCAGCTGTCCATCCGCTTGCTGCCCGAAGCGGCGTAGACTCGCAGCCGCGTGCCCGATTCCTGCCCGAGGCGGTTAAGCAGCGGCTTTCGGGCGTCCGGCGGCGTCGCCTGCAGCGCAACGGCGATCAACTGCGCCTCGGTTCGTATCTGCCTTAGCCGGTCCTCCGTGGCGCGGTTACGGTAGCTGTCGAGATAGAAGAAGCTGCCGGCGAGGATGACCAGCGCGAAGATGTTGACGGCGAGGATGCGCTGGGTGAGCGACAGGCGCCCCGACCAGCGCAGCGCCAGCTCGCGCTCGTCACTCCTCGGCAAAGCGGTAGCCCACGCCGTAGAGCGTCTCGATCGCGCCGAAGCTTCCGTCCACGGCGCGGAACTTGCGGCGGAGGCGCTTGATATGGCTGTCGATGGTGCGGTCGTCGACATAGATATCGTCCTGATAGGCGACGTCCATCAGCTGGTTGCGCGACTTCACGACGCCCGGCCGCTGGGCGAGTGCCTCCAGGATCATGAATTCGGTGACGGTCAGCGTCACGTCCTTGCCGTCCCAGGTGACGCGGTGACGCGCCGGGTCCATGGCGAGGCGACCGCGGACGATCTGCACCGGCTCGGCTTCCTCTTCGCCCGCGGGCGGCGTCGCGCGCATTTCGGCCCGACGGAGGACCGCGCGGATGCGGGCGATGAGCAGGCGCTGGGAGAAAGGCTTGGCGATGTAATCGTCCGCGCCCATGGCGAGGCCGAGCGCTTCGTCCAGCTCGTCGTCCTTGGAGGTGAGGAAGATGACGGGGACGGCGCTCTTTTCCCGCAAGCGGCGGAGCAGCTCCATGCCGTCGAGCTTCGGCATCTTGACGTCGAGCACGGCCAGATCGGGCGGGTTCTCGGTCAGGGCCTTCAGTGCCGCCTCGCTGTCCGAATAGATGCGGGTGATGAACCCCTCCGCCTGGAGGGCGATCGAGACCGAGGTCAGGATGTTCCTGTCGTCGTCGACGAGGGCGATCACTGTCGACATTGGCACGCCTCCCGCCGCATAGGCCAAGGCTCTATCCAAAGCGGCGCATGCCCGCAACCGGCCGGCGAGCTTCGCTTTTGACGGGCGCCTGGGTTATATATATGCGGACCCGCAACAGGTTGGCGGCGCGTTCTGGTCGCCTATCGTTCGATTCAAACAGGAGATCATCGTGGCCAATCGCGTGCCCGCCCACGGGCTTGCCGAACAAGGTTTTGAGACCAACGCCGAACTGCACTGGAATCTCGGCGCTCCGGCGCTTGTCGAGCAGGCGGTTTGCCGCGGCGAAGGCATCCTCGCCAAGGACGGTCCGCTGGTCGTCGAGACCGGCAAGCACACCGGCCGCTCCGCCAAGGACAAGTTCACCGTCCGCGACTCGGAGACCGAGGACACGATCTGGTGGGACAACAACGCCGCGATCACACCGGAGCATTTCGCGGCGCTGAAGGCGGATTTCCTGGCCGAGGTCGCGAAGAAGGACCAGTTGTTCGTCGCCGACCTTTACGGCGGATCGCAGCCCGAGCATCGCGTCCGCGTCCGCGTCATCAACGAACTCGCCTGGCACAACCAGTTCATCCGCACCATGCTCGTGCGCCCGGACGCCTCGGAGCTGGAAGGCTTCGTCCCCGAATTCACGATCATCGATCTGCCGAGCTTCCGCGCCGACCCCGCCCGCCATGGCTGCCGCTCGGAGACGGTGATCGCTGTCAACCTCACCGAGAAGATGATCCTCATCGGCGGCACCCGTTATGCCGGCGAGATGAAGAAGTCGGTCTTCGGCGTGCTCAACTATCTCCTGCCGGTGAAGGGCGTGATGCCGATGCACTGCTCGGCGAATATCAGCCCCGACGGCGACACCGCCGTCTTCTTCGGCCTGTCGGGCACCGGCAAGACGACCCTCTCCGCCGATCCCTCCCGCACCCTCATCGGCGACGACGAGCATGGCTGGTCGGACACTGCCGTCTTCAACTTCGAGGGCGGCTGCTATGCGAAGATGATCCGGCTGTCGGCGGAGGCGGAGCCGGAGATCTATGCGACGACCAAGCGGTTCGGCACGGTGCTCGAGAATGTCGTGATCGACCCGGTCACTCGCGAGCTCGACCTCGACGACAATCGCCTCGCCGAGAACAGCCGCGGCGCCTATCCGATCGACTTCATCCCCAATGCGTCCGAGCACAATATGGGCCCGGTGCCGAAGAACATCGTCATGCTGACCGCGGACGCTTTCGGCGTGCTCCCGCCGATCGCCAAGCTGACGCCCGACCAGGCCATGTATCACTTCCTCTCCGGCTACACCGCCAAGGTCGCCGGCACCGAGATTGGCGTCACGGAGCCGGAAGCGACCTTCTCGACCTGCTTCGGCGCCCCCTTCATGCCGCGTCACCCCAGCGTCTACGGCAACCTCCTCAAGGAGCGGATCGCCAAGGGCAATGTTGATTGCTGGCTGGTCAACACCGGCTGGACGGGCGGCAAATATGGCGTCGGCAAACGCATGCCGATCAAGGCCACCCGCGCGCTCCTCAACGCAGCGCTCGACGGCAGCCTCAAAAATGCCGAGTTCCGCACCGACGAGAATTTCGGCTTCGAGGTGCCGGTGAGCGTGCCGGGGGTCGACAGCGCCATCCTCGATCCGCGCGAGACCTGGGCCGACAAGGCCGACTATGACGCGACCGCGGCCAAGCTGGTGAAGCTCTTCATCGACAATTTCGCCAAGTTCGAAGCCCATGTCGACCAGAGCGTGAGGGAAGCGGCTCCGCACGCGGCCTGAGGCCGGGTGAGGGAACCCGAACAGGGGCGCGTCGGCCAAGGCCGGGGCGCCCCTTTTCTATGGCGCCAATTCCTCCTCTCTTATGATCGTCACGCGCGCTTGGGCCCGAACAGGGCGTCGAGCGAGGTCCTGCCTGACTATGACGACGCAGATCGCCGTCAGAACCGAGATGGCGAGAAGCTCTCCTCCGTCTTCCACAACGGTGAGCGGCTGATTGAGGAGGGGGCTTTCATGGAAGATGTAGTGGACCGCATCCGCGCCGACCGCGAAGCCTCCGAACAGGGTCAGGCAGACCACGATTGCCAATACGGCCCCTCTTTCCCTTTGTGAGGAAAAGTAAGCCGAGAGCGCCGCGATGGCTCCAAGCGTCAGCGCGAGAGCGGCCGAGAAGACAATCTCCCCCAGGAGAGGTCTGTCATTCATCCGAGCCCCGATCCGCTCATGAATCGCGAAATGATTGTCGACCGCCAGATAGAGAAGGCCCAATGCCAGAGGCAGCATGGCCACCCGGCGCGTGACAGCGGCCGACAGTAGCAAAGCCATTCCCGACAGGATCAGCTTCAGATTCTCCCAGGCCTCTGAAATACTGTCTTCCTGATCGATCTTGGTCCAGGTCGTGTCCCAGTGATACGTCCAGGAAACGACATAGATGTGGATAACTATCAGGGTCGCATCGACGGCGAGAATGATCGCGAACAGCCTTGAAGCTGCAGCTGTCGTGACGATCGAGAGTCCCCGCTCGATCATGGCATCAGGTAAAGGAGGTCTCCACATGCTCGCCTCCCTGCAATTCTGACCGCGGCATTGTCGCGAACCAGCGGGTAGAAACGTAGCAACGCCAATCGAAATGGAGCCAGCCGCAAGCCGGTATACCCGATTTGCCATCGGTGTTCACGCGCATAGCCGAACGTCCGCCCGCAAGTGGCGCCTCAAGCGGCGGCCACAATCCGTAATCTCTGCTCCGGATCGTTGTCCGCGTGGAGGTAGGCGGGGTCGAAATCGCCGGCCCTGGCGAGCGCCTCCCAGTCGAGGATGTGCACCGTCCGCCCCCGAAGGGTCACCAGACCATTGTCGCGAAGCGCCTTCAGCGTTCGGTTGACGTGGACGCAGGTCAAGCCGAGCGCGTTGCCCAAATGCACCTGCGTCAGCGGGAACTTGAACTGCCGCTCGCCCTTGTCGCGCGCTCCGCAACGGATCGCCATCTCGCACAAGAGGTGGGCCATGCGTGCCCGGGCGTCCCTGCGGCCGACATTGACGACCCACTGCGAAAGGATCGAGGCGTCGACCATGCAATCGCGCCAGAAGGCTTCGGCAATGGCCGGGAAGCGTGCGGCCAGCGTTCGCAAGGAGGCGTGCGGAATCCGGAGGATCGTCGTCGTTGAGAGCGCCTGAAGGGCGGACGTGCCCTCGGGCTGCACGACCGAGTGGAGGTCGGCCATGTCGCCCGGAAGGTGGATGGCCGTGATCTGACGCTCGCCTTCGCTATTCTGGCCGAAGCGGCCGACAATCCCTTCGACGACCAGGGAGACATGATCGACTCGCTCTCCGAGGTGCACGAAGTCCCGGTTTGCGGGCACCTGTGCCGCATAGGCGGGCAGATCGAGGATCGCCTTCTGCTCTTCGTCCGTCAGGACAGAGCGGCGTGTGAGCCTGTCGAGGAAGTGTTCCAGGTTCGAGGGTTGGATCGATTGCGAGCGCGCCATGATGTGCTCCATCCTGGCAAGCGGGAGCACGTAAAAAGCCGTCTCTCAGTCACCGGCGCCTGCGGGAGGGGGACTAACCGGCGATAAGGAGAAAACGATCTCGATCAACCTAGCGTTCCATGCGCCACTTAATCGGCTCTATGGTCAGCCGCAGGTAGCCCCGGTTCCCCGAAGAGAGCAGTTCTAATTCGTCGGTTGCTGCGGAATTCCGAGCGTCTCGACCTTCAGGCACGTGCCTTCGGCGCCGACCACGCGGACGCGGGTGCCGACTTCGGCGTCGGGGCCGCGGGCGCTCCAGACGCCGTCGCCGACCCGGACCCGGCCGTGACCGCCCTCAATGGCGGTGACGACGGTGACGGTCTCGCCGATGAGGCGGGCGGCGCGGTCGTTGAGGAGGGGGTCGCTGCTCTCGACCGGGTTGCTCGCATACCAGCGGCGGCCGACATAGACGGCGGCGATCGCCAGCAGAGCGAACAGAGCGAACTGGAAGGCGAGCGGCATGCCCAGTAGCAGCGCCGCGAAGCCGGTGACGGCCGCCGCCGCCGCCAGCCAGATCAGGAACACGCCCGGCATCAACAGCTCGGCGATGCCGAGCACGGCCGCGGCGATCAGCCAGATCCAATGCGGGTCGATGCCGTCGAAATTCATTGGCCGCTTCCCTCGAAGGGGCCGGGCCGCTTGGGCACGGGCGGCGTGGCTGCGGCGTTGCCGGCCAGTGCATCGCGGGCGATCTCGCCGATGCCGCCCAGGGTGCCGATGAGCTGGGTCGCCTCGACCGGGAAGAGGATGGTCTTGGCGTTGGGGGACGCGGCGAACTTGCCGACCGCCTCGACATATTTCTGGGCGACGAAATAATTGAGCGCCTGGTTGTTGCCGCCGGCGATGGCGTCGGACACCACCTGCGTCGCCTTCGCCTCCGCCTCGGCCTGGCGCTCGCGGGCCTCGGCGTCACGGAAGGCGGCCTCGCGGCGGCCCTCGGCTTCGAGAATCTGGGACTGCTTGTCGCCTTCGGCGCGGAGGATCTCGGAAGCGCGCAGGCCCTCCGCCTCGAGGATGGCTGCGCGCTTCTCGCGCTCCGCCTTCATCTGACGGGCCATGGCGTTGACGATGTCGGCGGGCGGGCGGATGTCCTTCACCTCGACGCGGGTGATCTTGACGCCCCAGGGGGTGGTCGCATCATCGACGACGTGGAGCAGCCGTGCGTTGATCTCGTCGCGCTTGGAGAGGGTCTCGTCCAAATCCATCGAGCCCATTACCGTGCGCAAATTGGTGGTCACGAGGTTGAGGATGGCGACGTACAGATCGGAGACTTCGTAAGCGGCCTTCGCCGCGTCCAGCACGTTGAAGAAGACCACGCCATCGGTCGACACCATGGCGTTGTCCTTGGTGATGATCTCCTGCCCAGGGATGTCGAGCACCTGCTCCATCATGTTCACCTTCCGGCCGACGCGATAGAAGAAGGCCGGGTAGAAATTGAAGCCGGGGCGCGCGACGGTCGTGAAGCGTCCGAAATATTCTATCGTGTATTGATAGCCTTGCCGCACGATCTTGATGCTGGCCATCAGGTAGATGATGACTAGAGCCAGGACGAAGAACAGTGCGGTTGCTTCCATCATATCCACTCCCCCCATCGCGATGCCGGATATAATGTAGACAAGCGGGCCCGCTTCCAAGCAGAATCGGCGCCATGTTCACGACAGACCTCCGGCATTGCCGCTCCCTTCTGTTCCTGCCCGCTTCCAATCCCCGCGCCATCGAGAAGGCGCGGAGCCTCGCGGCCGACATGATCGTTCTCGACCTCGAAGATGCGGTGAAGCCGGAGGACAAGGCCGAGGCTCGGCGGGCGGCGGCCGAGGCGGCGCGGGCCGGCTTCGGGGGGCGGCCGACCGCGATCCGAGTGAATGCGACGGGAAGCGAGCCTTTCGGAGAGGATATCGTCGCCTTACGGCGCGGCGCGGCCGACTATATCATCCTGCCCAAGGTGACCGACCCGCGTCAGCTCCACGACGCCGGACAGCTCACGGAAAAGCCGATGCTGGCGATGATCGAGACGGCCGCCGGCGTACTCGCGGCGCCGTCGATCGCGCTCGGTGCGGCTGCGCTCATCATCGGCACCAACGACCTTGCCGCCGACCTTGGAATGCCGGCGGGGGCAGGGCGCGAGGGCCTGTCGCACGCGCTGCAGACGGTGGTGCTCGCCGCCCGCGCCGCCGGCATCGCGGCGTTCGACGGCGTCTACAACCGACTCGAGGACGATGACGGGCTGGCCGAGGAGTGTCGCCAGGGACGCGCCTTCGGCTATGACGGCAAGTCGCTGATCCACCCGAGCCAGATCGACACCGCCAACCGCCTTTTCGGTCCGAGCGAGGACGAAGTGGCCGCGGCCGAGCGGCTGATCGCGGCGGCCACTGGCGGGGCGGAGCGTTTCGAGGGTCGGATGATCGAGACTCTGCATGTCGACGCTGCCCGGTCCGTTCTCGCCCGGGCGCGGCGCTAGAAGCTTTCGGCTTATTGCCGATCCGAAAAGATATTCGATCAGGTGGATGACCAATCCGTGGTTTTCGGGATTGGCGGCTGTGTTCTTGGGTTCCGGCTTTCGCCGGGATGACGGGAGGGGTGTCGCTTGCCAGCGGTGGGCGTGACGGCTTAAGCGATTGCATGGTTTCAAGAGTTTTGCTGCGCGCCGCCCCGCTTCTCGGCCTCATCCCCGCTATCCTTCATGCCGAAACGCCTACCGTTGGCGTCGAGCAGATGCGGCGGCACATCGAGGTGCTGGCGAGCGATGCCTATGAGGGGCGCAAGCCGGGGACGGAGGGGGAGAACAAGACGCTTCTCTACATCGCCGAGCAGTTCCAGCAGGTCGGCCTCGAGCCAGGAGCGGGCGATCATGGCTGGTACCAGCCCGTGCCGCTGACCGAGCGGAGGCCCCACGGTCATCGCACGCTCTGGACGGCCGGCGGAACGCCGATCGCCTTCAACACGAAGGACGTCATTCTTCTGGGTGCCAGTCCCAAAGAAGTGCTGCGCGACGCCCCGGTCTGGTTCGTTGGCTACGGCTTGCCGGAGCAGATCGCCGGCGCCGACCTGAAGGGAGCGGTGGCGCTGCTTCTCTATGAAACGCCCAAGGGCGGGCCCGATTACGGCGAGCGCGCCAAGGCGCTGGCCAAGGCCGGCGCCGCCGCCGTCATCGGGATCATGGACGACGAGATTCCCTGGTCGGCCGTGACCGGCGCCTATGCGCACGGGCAGACGCGGCTCGATACCGATCCGCGCGCGCTGATCGGCGGGGTCATGCTGCTGGGGGCTGGCGAGAGGCTGGTCGAGGTGGGCGGCGGCAATGTCGCCGGCGCGGCCGACCCCGCCTTCAAGCCGCTGGCGCTCGACCTCATCGCCTCGTTCGACGTCTCGACCGAAGTGCGATCCTACAAATCTCACAATGTGATCGGCCGGCTGCGCGGCAGCGGCGACACTGGCGAGAGCGTTCTCTATCTCGGTCACTGGGATCATCTCGGCATCTGCCGGCCGGAGAGCGCCAAGGACCGCATCTGCAACGGCGCTGTCGACAATGCCAGTGGCATCGCCATGCTGATCGAGATCGCCCGCGCCATCGCGGAAGGGGCGCGGCCGGCGCGCGATATCCTGTTCATGGGCACGACGGCCGAGGAGATGGGGCTGCTGGGCGCCGAATATTTCGCGCAGAACCCGACCGTCTCGCTCGACTCGCTGGTGGCGGCAATCAACATCGACACCGTGGCGATCGCCGGCCTCGGTGAGCCGGTCGCGATCGTCGGGCGAGGCATGACGCCGCTCGACCCGCTGGTCGACTCGAGCGCACGCGAGCTCGGGCGCGAAGTCGACACGGACGACGAGGCCAACGCCCTGGTCCAGCGACAGGATGGCTGGGTGCTGACTCGTGCCGGCGTGCCAACCGTGATGGTCGGCGGCTCCTTCTCCGATATGAAGGTGCTGGGGGATTTTCTCGGCGGCCCCTATCACCAGCCGGAAGACGACCTGAAGCGGCCGCTGGTGCTGGAAGGCGCGGCCGAGGACACCGAGTTGCTGATC
Protein-coding regions in this window:
- a CDS encoding TrmH family RNA methyltransferase, with the protein product MPREITAFSNPLVKDVRALREKKGRRRQGMFIAEGLRILTEAREAGRLPAILFYAKGTNHPLLAALIAEVEAAHGDVIETNADILHKLSGKENPQTVLGVFRTWDTSLDRIDRACADLWIVAQALRDPGNLGTILRTGDAVGAGGLILVDECVDPFSVEAVRATMGALFTQTIATTGWPDFIPWLRAGEGELIGTSLNTALDYQEPRYRKPAFILVGNEAQGLPSTYEAECDTLVKIPMRGKADSLNAAVATAVMAYEVINQWRHAGNK
- a CDS encoding HPr family phosphocarrier protein, coding for MASRTVEVTNKRGLHARASAKFVTLATELSATIEVEKDGTKVCGTSIMGLMMLGAAMGDAITITAAGDGAEAAADALADLVEAKFGEE
- a CDS encoding PTS sugar transporter subunit IIA, whose protein sequence is MIGLVLVTHGRLAAEFVVAMEHVVGPQQRIEAICIGPDDDMEARRNDIAQAIAKVDDGSGVIVLTDLFGGTPSNLAISLMKSESVEVIAGVNLPMLIRLEGARKTMEVKAAVAAAREAGRKYISVASEILGEAA
- the rapZ gene encoding RNase adapter RapZ; its protein translation is MTKGATPKRILLVTGLSGAGKSTVLRTLEDSGWEVVDNLPLSLLEHLLSTPLAKASGRRRRPLAIGIDSRTRDFDAQEIVQQIKTLADESHYPIETLYLDCGGSELLRRFSETRRRHPLAPDRPATDGIAAERDLMEPLRRWSDYIIDTTDTDSNALQQQIRDRFGGTKAPYLHVMSFGFARGLPRNADTVFDMRFLKNPHWEDDLRPLTGLDPAVADYIATDEGYEEAVSRIEELLLMLLPRYRREGKAYVSIAFGCTGGRHRSVHVAERVASRLRDAGFSPTVEHRDLASRPRDPVEGQPAAGGQRAEMKD
- a CDS encoding HPr kinase/phosphorylase, producing the protein MTGPSLSSETLHVSCVAKDGRAILIAGRSGAGKSDLALRLIDRGAKLVSDDYTVLKRVDGRLVATPPRNIAGKMEVRGVGLIEFDAVGDVPVCLAVDLDRDVERLPEMHDPLVVAGVKVPVIGLSALEPSAPVKVELALAQFGLTVT
- a CDS encoding sensor histidine kinase, encoding MPRSDERELALRWSGRLSLTQRILAVNIFALVILAGSFFYLDSYRNRATEDRLRQIRTEAQLIAVALQATPPDARKPLLNRLGQESGTRLRVYAASGSKRMDSWAGAPATYTLRNPAMEPWDKQAARVLDALVDAVVGAERPPPLVPDPDENLANWPEARIALAHGRSTVAFREAPEGSPFLSAAAPIAGDHVLLVTSNARDIRTRVRSERLTLGFILAGTILLSVLLSLFLARTIARPLRRLARAAHRVRLGRAREVDVPLLPARRDEIGLLARALHDMTHSLRYRIDATEAFAADVTHELKNPLASLRSAVDSLDRVEDPKLRAQLLDVVRNDVVRLDRLVVDIAEVSRLDAELSRARFESVDLGHLVESLLGLWEPRAAERGVRIAFARPRVGTAVVQGEESRLARVFDNLVDNAISFSPEGGLIEIAAARIDQDVVVSIEDEGPGVPQEGREAIFNRFHSIRPEGEAFGRHSGLGLAIVKAIVEGHDGRIMVEDRHDGRTGARFVIRFPGVIA
- a CDS encoding response regulator transcription factor: MSTVIALVDDDRNILTSVSIALQAEGFITRIYSDSEAALKALTENPPDLAVLDVKMPKLDGMELLRRLREKSAVPVIFLTSKDDELDEALGLAMGADDYIAKPFSQRLLIARIRAVLRRAEMRATPPAGEEEAEPVQIVRGRLAMDPARHRVTWDGKDVTLTVTEFMILEALAQRPGVVKSRNQLMDVAYQDDIYVDDRTIDSHIKRLRRKFRAVDGSFGAIETLYGVGYRFAEE